Proteins from one Epinephelus moara isolate mb chromosome 1, YSFRI_EMoa_1.0, whole genome shotgun sequence genomic window:
- the LOC126392797 gene encoding adhesion G-protein coupled receptor G5-like isoform X2, with amino-acid sequence MEPRLTDNLRVLLILIILISTGLGSNDLDWKFCGTWRHGSDSPSLNVSLSTGCRGIYISANQNSLSIDGQITAQCRRSEVILLKDLGLYSGEETQFCLYWEPLLDQVKLQVNQTKEKGGKIEAKNFTLCWPASMQGSCCTDLSDDLTAPEATYGIKDAVVKTDPVTDKIRTAYNFTAHSVNCMVLCDQMSQGSTQVNMTDESGDIIQIGLNPEHPCARRSEVEMKDDFRGYNISSPAPKGVSVKTTTTVCLPSALKKAAKKTSKVVCTFFQNNSLFQDGHKHDRVLDDVVEITVENEVIADLSEPIRIDFHHDFIPKMHSRKCVSWDTRKDPLQVNWLVDGCKTKQKGAKHTECFCNHLTYFTVLVQMEPRPVRHLLALTAITSLGCAVSVISCIALIIFLCRKRRCKEQSIPIHFGLAVSLASLNLLFFFTGVLANVGGESVCVWVGAGLHYTLLSSFTWMGIEIFHTFWLVYMVFIPSPKPYVWNLIGFVLPAVPVIILIAVGGIYGVREVVPSDDVHNPYLMCWMIDTSQAWLAHYFTTLTILAILVSTGIVMLFLVYRKIRTRDEWRQNRVAFLSIWGLSCLFGTTWGLTFLDFGPLSDFILFLSCILNSFQGFLLMLRFFMLDRMRKQADGSSLGSTSTGSTRQHMLQAQEKS; translated from the exons ATGGAGCCCCGATTGACAGATAACCTGAGGGTTTTGTTAATCTTGATCATCCTCATCTCTACAG GTTTAGGTTCAAATGACCTGGACTGGAAGTTTTGTGGCACCTGGCGCCACGGCAGCGACTCCCCAAGCCTGAATGTCAGCCTCTCCACAGGCTGTCGTGGGATCTACATCTCAGCTAATCAGAACTCTCTGTCCATCGATGGGCAGATCACAGCTCAGTGTAGGCGGTCTGAAGTGATTCTTCTCAAGGATCTTGGGCTTTATTCAGGGGAGGAAACTCAGTTCTGTCTGTACTGGGAGCCGTTGCTGGACCAGGTGAAACTGCAAGTGAATCAGACAAAGGAGAAAGGAGGCAAG ATTGAAGCAAAGAACTTTACTCTGTGCTGGCCTGCCAGCATGCAGGGCTCCTGCTGCACTGATCTGTCTGATGATCTTACGGCACCTGAAGCAACCTACGGCATCAAGGATGCAGTAGTCAAAACTGATCCTGTCACCGACAAAATCCGAACAGCCTACAACTTTACGGCACATTCCGTCAACTGCA TGGTATTGTGTGATCAAATGAGCCAGGGATCCACCCAAGTCAACAT GACTGACGAATCTGGGGATATCATCCAGATTGGACTCAATCCTGAGCATCCCTGCGCTCGCAGATCTGAGGTGGAGATGAAGGACGATTTCAGGGGTTACAACATCTCATCACct GCCCCTAAAGGTGTATCTGTGAAGACCACTACCACTGTCTGCCTCCCCTCTGCTCtaaaaaaagctgcaaaaaaGACCAGTAAAGTAGTCTGCACTTTCTTCCAAAACAACTCCCTGTTCCAG gaTGGTCACAAGCATGACAGGGTTCTTGATGATGTTGTGGAAATCACTGTGGAGAACGAGGTCATCGCTGATCTGTCCGAGCCAATTAGGATTGACTTTCACCATGATTTCATACCT AAAATGCATTCAAGGAAATGTGTTTCATGGGACACCAGGAAAG ATCCATTGCAGGTCAATTGGTTGGTTGATGGATGTAAGACAAAACAGAAAGGAGCGAAACACACCGAGTGCTTCTGTAACCATCTGACTTACTTCACTGTGCTAGTG CAAATGGAGCCTCGCCCTGTGCGCCACCTCCTGGCCCTGACCGCCATTACATCCCTGGGCTGTGCTGTGTCTGTGATCAGCTGTATCGCTCTCATCATTTTTCTCTGCAGGAAGAG GCGATGTAAGGAGCAGTCCATACCCATCCACTTTGGCCTAGCTGTGTCTCTTGCCTCCCTCAACCTGCTCTTCTTCTTTACTGGAGTCCTGGCCAACGTGGGAGGGGAGAGTGTATGTGTCTGGGTGGGGGCAGGCCTCCACTACACCCTTCTCAGCTCCTTCACCTGGATGGGCATAGAAATTTTTCATACCTTCTGGTTGGTCTACATGGTTTTCATCCCCTCCCCGAAGCCCTATGTATGGAACCTGATTGGCTTTG TTCTCCCTGCTGTTCCTGTGATCATCCTAATTGCAGTCGGTGGCATTTACGGAGTGAGGGAGGTGGTGCCAAGCGATGACGTTCACAATCCTTATCTGAT GTGCTGGATGATAGACACCAGTCAGGCCTGGCTTGCCCACTATTTCACCACTTTGACAATCCTGGCCATCCTGGTGTCCACGGGCATTGTGATGCTCTTCCTGGTCTACAGGAAGATTCGCACCAGGGATGAATGGAGGCAGAACCGTGTGGCTTTTCTCAGCATCTGGGGCCTCAGCTGTCTCTTCGGGACAACTTGGGGTCTGACCTTCCTGGACTTTGGACCCCTCTCTGACTtcattctcttcctctcctgcatCCTCAACTCATTTCAAG GGTTCCTGCTGATGCTGCGGTTCTTCATGCTGGACCGGATGCGGAAACAGGCTGATGGCTCCTCTCTAGGCAGCACCAGCACTGGGTCCACCAGGCAACACATGCTACAGGCCCAGGAGAAGAGTTAG
- the LOC126392797 gene encoding adhesion G-protein coupled receptor G5-like isoform X1: protein MEPRLTDNLRVLLILIILISTGLGSNDLDWKFCGTWRHGSDSPSLNVSLSTGCRGIYISANQNSLSIDGQITAQCRRSEVILLKDLGLYSGEETQFCLYWEPLLDQVKLQVNQTKEKGGKIEAKNFTLCWPASMQGSCCTDLSDDLTAPEATYGIKDAVVKTDPVTDKIRTAYNFTAHSVNCMVLCDQMSQGSTQVNMTDESGDIIQIGLNPEHPCARRSEVEMKDDFRGYNISSPAPKGVSVKTTTTVCLPSALKKAAKKTSKVVCTFFQNNSLFQDGHKHDRVLDDVVEITVENEVIADLSEPIRIDFHHDFIPKMHSRKCVSWDTRKDPLQVNWLVDGCKTKQKGAKHTECFCNHLTYFTVLVQMEPRPVRHLLALTAITSLGCAVSVISCIALIIFLCRKSRRCKEQSIPIHFGLAVSLASLNLLFFFTGVLANVGGESVCVWVGAGLHYTLLSSFTWMGIEIFHTFWLVYMVFIPSPKPYVWNLIGFVLPAVPVIILIAVGGIYGVREVVPSDDVHNPYLMCWMIDTSQAWLAHYFTTLTILAILVSTGIVMLFLVYRKIRTRDEWRQNRVAFLSIWGLSCLFGTTWGLTFLDFGPLSDFILFLSCILNSFQGFLLMLRFFMLDRMRKQADGSSLGSTSTGSTRQHMLQAQEKS, encoded by the exons ATGGAGCCCCGATTGACAGATAACCTGAGGGTTTTGTTAATCTTGATCATCCTCATCTCTACAG GTTTAGGTTCAAATGACCTGGACTGGAAGTTTTGTGGCACCTGGCGCCACGGCAGCGACTCCCCAAGCCTGAATGTCAGCCTCTCCACAGGCTGTCGTGGGATCTACATCTCAGCTAATCAGAACTCTCTGTCCATCGATGGGCAGATCACAGCTCAGTGTAGGCGGTCTGAAGTGATTCTTCTCAAGGATCTTGGGCTTTATTCAGGGGAGGAAACTCAGTTCTGTCTGTACTGGGAGCCGTTGCTGGACCAGGTGAAACTGCAAGTGAATCAGACAAAGGAGAAAGGAGGCAAG ATTGAAGCAAAGAACTTTACTCTGTGCTGGCCTGCCAGCATGCAGGGCTCCTGCTGCACTGATCTGTCTGATGATCTTACGGCACCTGAAGCAACCTACGGCATCAAGGATGCAGTAGTCAAAACTGATCCTGTCACCGACAAAATCCGAACAGCCTACAACTTTACGGCACATTCCGTCAACTGCA TGGTATTGTGTGATCAAATGAGCCAGGGATCCACCCAAGTCAACAT GACTGACGAATCTGGGGATATCATCCAGATTGGACTCAATCCTGAGCATCCCTGCGCTCGCAGATCTGAGGTGGAGATGAAGGACGATTTCAGGGGTTACAACATCTCATCACct GCCCCTAAAGGTGTATCTGTGAAGACCACTACCACTGTCTGCCTCCCCTCTGCTCtaaaaaaagctgcaaaaaaGACCAGTAAAGTAGTCTGCACTTTCTTCCAAAACAACTCCCTGTTCCAG gaTGGTCACAAGCATGACAGGGTTCTTGATGATGTTGTGGAAATCACTGTGGAGAACGAGGTCATCGCTGATCTGTCCGAGCCAATTAGGATTGACTTTCACCATGATTTCATACCT AAAATGCATTCAAGGAAATGTGTTTCATGGGACACCAGGAAAG ATCCATTGCAGGTCAATTGGTTGGTTGATGGATGTAAGACAAAACAGAAAGGAGCGAAACACACCGAGTGCTTCTGTAACCATCTGACTTACTTCACTGTGCTAGTG CAAATGGAGCCTCGCCCTGTGCGCCACCTCCTGGCCCTGACCGCCATTACATCCCTGGGCTGTGCTGTGTCTGTGATCAGCTGTATCGCTCTCATCATTTTTCTCTGCAGGAAGAG CAGGCGATGTAAGGAGCAGTCCATACCCATCCACTTTGGCCTAGCTGTGTCTCTTGCCTCCCTCAACCTGCTCTTCTTCTTTACTGGAGTCCTGGCCAACGTGGGAGGGGAGAGTGTATGTGTCTGGGTGGGGGCAGGCCTCCACTACACCCTTCTCAGCTCCTTCACCTGGATGGGCATAGAAATTTTTCATACCTTCTGGTTGGTCTACATGGTTTTCATCCCCTCCCCGAAGCCCTATGTATGGAACCTGATTGGCTTTG TTCTCCCTGCTGTTCCTGTGATCATCCTAATTGCAGTCGGTGGCATTTACGGAGTGAGGGAGGTGGTGCCAAGCGATGACGTTCACAATCCTTATCTGAT GTGCTGGATGATAGACACCAGTCAGGCCTGGCTTGCCCACTATTTCACCACTTTGACAATCCTGGCCATCCTGGTGTCCACGGGCATTGTGATGCTCTTCCTGGTCTACAGGAAGATTCGCACCAGGGATGAATGGAGGCAGAACCGTGTGGCTTTTCTCAGCATCTGGGGCCTCAGCTGTCTCTTCGGGACAACTTGGGGTCTGACCTTCCTGGACTTTGGACCCCTCTCTGACTtcattctcttcctctcctgcatCCTCAACTCATTTCAAG GGTTCCTGCTGATGCTGCGGTTCTTCATGCTGGACCGGATGCGGAAACAGGCTGATGGCTCCTCTCTAGGCAGCACCAGCACTGGGTCCACCAGGCAACACATGCTACAGGCCCAGGAGAAGAGTTAG